From Borrelia coriaceae:
TATATAATTTGTTTTTAGTACATAAGTGTTTGGCTAATAATATTGCACAAAGTTGCCTCAAATAAACACAAAGTTGCTACATAAATATACATAGTTGTTGCCAAAACAAACAAAGTTGACTTTCAAGATTTTTTATTTTTAAGAGTTGCCCCTAACATGAACAAAGTTTCCATAAAAATATATAAAAGTTGCATCTAAAATATACCAAAGTTGACATTTTGCTATTATAGATAAATCTACTACTAACTCATTTAAAATAAATCCTAAAAGAATCATTGCTTTAGCTAAAAGCTACTTCTTAATATCAAATAGTACAAATCTCAATAACAAAAATTTTTCTAGCTCTAGTACACAACAGATAACACTCTTTATAAGGTATAGTCAAATCAAATAATAATTTACAACTTTCATAATATTCTTTTATCAATTCTTAAATTATGATTAATAATAATTCTACAACATACATTGCAAACAAATACCCATAAAAATCTTTAATATACCTTAAAAAATCTTACTTGTTCTTTTTCATAAAAATCAAATTTTTTACTCTCAAGATCTATGATAGTACACATATTGATATTTTTTTGAACTAAAATTCATACAACAATATACTAACTAAAAGTATACAATCGAATACAAATATATATACTAATTTACATTTAAAAAATTATTTATGAATAATATATAAATTTAAAGTAAACAAAATATTTACCACTATTTAAAAGATCTAAAAATCGCTGCAAAAAATATTTTTTCTTCTTTCTACTATACTAACCACCTCTGTACTATTCACTATTATTCTTATAACTTGAAATCCTTCTCAGAATAACATCCATTAGTAGATATTCGTTCCCACAATACAAAATACTTCCAATTTACCACTTTTTACTGTATAATTATACTTAAGGAGACTATCATGGCACTTCCTCAACCAATAATTACTCAACAAATGGTTATAGCCGAACTTACTAAAGCAGGCATTAATAAAGATATTGCTATTGATTTATCTTATAGGTACTATAGAAATGAGTTAACTTACAAAGACATTGAGTTTTTAAAAGAAAACTTTGACATAAAACTTGAAAAGGTTGAAGCACTGCTACAAGCAGAAATTCAGAGGGTTGAAGCAAGTTTACAGTCTGAAATTAAAGACCTTGATAATAAAATTGACAATAAATTCAATGAACTTGATAATAAAATCAATACCGTTAGAAATGAATTAAAATCTGATATTAAAAACCTTGACAACAAAATTGACAACGTTGAGAATAACTTAAATAACAAAATTGACAATAAATTTAACGAGCTTGATAATAAAATTGACAATAAATTCAATGAACTTGACAATAAAATTGATAACGTTGAGAATAACTTAAATAATAAAATTGATACTGTTAGAAATGAATTAAAATCATACGTTAGCAATGAAATCTCTATTGTTAGAAGAGATATATCCAACCTAGAGAAGAATAACAAGTGGATATTTGGTTTAACTTTTGCATTATGGTTAACAATTCTCGGAGGATTTATAGCCTTAATACTTAAGTGAATTACTCAAGTTCTATAACCTTTGGTCATAAACTAGCAATTCACTTAAATCATAATAGCATCAACTCTACGCAATTGTTATCTTACCCTTCTTAAATCCTTTACTTTGCTTCCCTTGTAACCTTTCAAAAGGTACTTCCCTTTCATCAACAGGTTCAATGCCACCAAACCTTACCTTTACTATCAACAGACTCCCTTTCCAAACTACCAAGAAATAATTCCTTATAATCCTCAAAAATCATATCCAAAATATTACTCATCAAAGCACCTTGGATTGTTTCACATTCATAATTATCACCAACTCTATTAATTGTAATTCCATGACTAGAGCTATATTTCTTTCTTACCCAATCCTTAAGATATGCATATACATACTCATAGTCAATATCTTCAGAACTAAGTATTGGAAAGTTAATTATTTTCTTATCTGTCCTTTTAGATTATACTTCACGGCTCATGTAAGTATTCCAAAATCTATGCCTTTTTATATAACCTTTTTACTAAATATTTCAAATTAAATCTCATTTACTCTCCTTTTCTTTTAAATTATCATTTTGGCCTATATCTTCAATCATTATTCCTAAATTCAGCATACTCATACCCTTAGTAGTTTTAAATCCTCCAAAATCATCTCTAATTGCAAATTTAACCATAGAATCCTCATTTGAACTAGCACATATCATGTTATCCTTCCCATTATTTGATATACCCAACTCAACACACCTTTCCTTACTCCTTTCCAAAGTAGCAAGCATGCTTTCTCTAGCTTTCTTTTTTAAATTCAATTCTTCTTCTCTAGCCTTTCTAAGTCGCTCTTCTCTTTCTTTTGCTTCTATTTCAAATAACCCAGTTAAATATTTTTGAAGCCTATCAGCTTCTCGTTTTCTTTCCTCTTCTCTTTCTTTTGCTTTTTCTATCTCTTTTTCTTTTAATTCTTCTACATTTAACTGCTCATTAGCCCTTTTCTCCTTAACAACAGATGCTTTTTTAATTCCTATTCGTAAATTTTCTCCATAAGTCGATTTGACGGCACAATTACTCTTGTACTTATTGGGATACCAATCCCTAAACCTACCTTCCCAAATAAGATCATAATCGCTAATAACTCCATCACTACGCTTCATCATCATCCAAATCTTATACTTGTACCTATTACCAAACTGCTTTAAGAAATGTTCTAAAATATCTTCGATGTAATATTCACCTTGGTACTCATCTATTGCAGTCTCTAGATTGATTAGGGCATTGATATACGTTGCATCGTTGTTACTGTATTCTTTTATTTGTTTTAGATAATTTTTACTGATTTTATGTTCACAAGTTAGCCTTGTCTCTATATCATTCCTTTTGAATCTACACTCTTCTTTTTTTAGTTTACTTGAATTAGTATTCTTAAGAAGCAATTCTTTAGAATTCTTATTATTGCTTATATTAGCTTTATTATTAAAAGCATGAGGGGCAACACGATGCGACATTACACTTTTATTTGGGTCATCTATTTCAGACAGGATTCCAAATTTTTTAAGGTTTGTGTAATTAAAATTGCCTTCTTCTAATGAGTCATCAAAATTACCAACAATTTTTTTATCACTTAAACTATCTTTTAGTAAATGTAAAAGGTATTTAGAAATTATGTCTTTATGTAAATGTGCTAATTGCATATTTTGTTTATAAAAAGACATGCTGCCCTTATTCTCACCAAATCTTAGAATTTTAGATTCTAAGAGACCCATTTCATTTAATAACTTTATATCTCTTTCAATTGTTCGTTTACATACTGTCTTCTGTCCATCATTTTTCAGTAGCTTGATTACTATGTTGTATATATCACGTGCTGAGTAGTCTTCTACTCCACACGACTTCTTGTATTTTGCATTCTTAATTGCTATTATCCAGTAGATTTTATACAAGCGCAGCTTGCGTCTTAACATTCTGTTGATTTGATATCTAACTTGAGATACACGAATAAATTTAATATCAGCAGATGTTTTATCTTTATTTAATGCTACAAGAGATTTTAGTATTGACTTTACTTGGCTTTTGGTATCATTTGAATTGAAAAAATTTTTTTATATTTTGTTAAAACGTCCATACGTTTTGTACCTTGAATCCAAAATTAAATTTTCAATTCGAAATCTTTGGTATTGTTAAGCACAATCAAATAATATTACCTGCTACTTATTTTCTAACACATCATGCGTATGAGATTCTCTTAAAGAAGCAGGGCTTATTCTTACAAATTTAGCGTTTATCTTTAATTCTAATATTGTGCCCACTCCCAAATAACCCATTCCAGACATCAAACCTCCCTTTAATTGGAATATAATGTCTTTTAATTTCCCAGCATAAGGAACCATGCCTTCAATACCTTCAGGAATCAATTTACCAGAAGACTCTTCATTTTCAAGTTGGAAATACCTCGATTTAGAACCTCTAGCCATAGCAGCAAGAGAACCCATCCCAACATAAACTTTAAATTTCTTTCCATTATACATTATTTCTTCTGAAGGAGACTCATAAGCACCAGCAAAGAGATTGCCCAACATTACACTATCAGCTCCTGCTGCAATTGCTTTAACTATATCTCCTGAGAATCTAATTCCACCATCCGCAATAACACAAGTATTTGTATGTTTACAAGCTTCAAAAACATCATGAATGGCAGTCAATTGCGGTACCCCAACTCCTGCAACTATTCTCGTAGTACATATGCTTCCTGGACCTATTCCTACTTTCACACAATCTACTCCTAAATCAATTAAATCAAAAGCTGCTTCCTTAGTCACTATATTACCCGCAATGAGGTCCAAATTTGGGTACTTATTTTTAATTTTCCTTGCAAGCTCAAGTACTCTCGTAGAATGTCCATGCGCAGAATCAATCGCAATGACATCAACATCCGCCTTTACTAATTCCTCAACACGCTCTAAAGCATCAACATCAGTAGAAACAGCCGCACCCACTCGTAATCTATTCTTTGCATCTTTACATGCATTAGGAAAATACTCTTGATGTTCCACATGATCTATGTCTTTGCAAGTTATTAATCCTCTTAAATTATGAGCCTCATCAACAATAAGTAGCTTTTCTATCTTATGTTTAAACAAAATTTCCTTAGCCTCTGTTAACGTTATATCTTCTTTTGCTGTAATTAATTTTTTAGTCATTGCACTCATTACGGGGACATTATTATCTGTAATATATTTAATGTCTCTATTAGTTACTAGACCCAATATTTTCCCTGCTCTATCCGTAACAGGCAATGCAGAGATCTTATGTTGTGCAATCAATATCTTAGCTTCTTGTATATTTGCATTCTCATCTATAGTAATAGGATTCCTGACAATTCCAGTACGATGGTAGCCTTTTACTAACTCTACTTCTTTTCTTTGAGCTTCAATTGGAAAATTTTTATGTATAATGCCCATTCCACCTTCTTTAGCCATAGCTATTGCCATTCGACTTTCTGTAACTGTATCCATAGCTGAGCTTAAAAAAGGTATATTTAAAGATATATTTTTTGTTAACTTTGTTCGCAAATCAACATCACTAGGTAATACAGATGATTTTCTAGGAATTAAAGAAACATCATCAAACGTCAAAGCTTCTTTCACGATTTTCTCTACCAACAGATTCTCCTTATTTTCATTATTCCCATTCTACTGTAGCTGGGGGCTTAGAAGAAATATCATAACAAACTCTATTTATACCTCTAACCTCATTAATTATTCTTGAAGAAACCTTCCTTAAAAAATCATAAGGCAATTCAACCCAATTAGCAGTCATAAAATCTAGAGTATTAACACACCTAATAACAGCTGTATACTCATACGTCCTATTATCTCCCATAACTCCAACAGATTTTACAGGCAACAACACCACAAATGCTTGTCTTATATTATAATATAAATTATTTGCCAAAAGCTCTTCTACTAAAATACTATCAGCTTCCTGTAAAATATTAATTTTTTCCTGAGTGATCTTACCAATTATTCTTATTGACAATCCTGGCCCTGGAAATGGATGTCTATAAAGAACATTCTCTTCAACCCCTAATTGAATTCCCAATTGAACTACTTCGTCCTTAAAAAGCTCTCTTAATGGCTCTAAAAGTTTTAATTTAATCTTCTCCGGAAGTCCCCCCACATTATGATGTGATTTGATATGTGATGAAAAACCATTATTGCCCGACTTAGACTCAATGACATCTGAATAAATAGTGCCTTGAGCAAAAAACTCAACACGCTCTTCTTCCAAAGCTACTTTTTCAAAAATATCTACAAATGTTTGTCCTATGACTTTTCTTTTCTCTTCAGGTTCTTCAATATTGTCCAAATTATTCAAAAATATTGAAGAAGCATTAACATGTTTTATGTTTAAATTGTAATGTCTACTAAGTTCTAATATTTCATGAACTTCATTTTTGCGTAACAAACCAGTATCGATAAAAACACAGATTAAATTACTTTTTATTGCCTTATTAACAAGTAAAGCACATACTAAAGAATCTGTTCCACCAGAAAGTCCTAAAATTACTTTTTTATCACCTACTTGAAGTTTTATTTTTTCAACAAAATCGTATACGCTAGCACTTAAATTCCAATTAACCCGAGCTTGACAAATTTTAAAAACAAAATTTTTAAGTATTTGATTTCCAACCTCTGAACAAGTGGCTTCTGGATGAAATTGTAAGCCATAAATTTTTTTCTCTTCACTAAATACGGCTGCAATACAAGTTTTGGTAGAAGCTATTTGTTTGAAATTACTTGGAACCTTTTCAATATTATCTCCATGACTCATCATTACTTTCAACTTACCAGAAAGCCCTAAAAACAAATTAGACCGATTATCTTCTATAAAAAGTTCAGTATCACCAAATTCTTGCTTATCGCATTTAGAAATTACGCCTCCAAACAATTTAATAACAAGTTGCATTCCATAACATATTCCTAAAATAGGAATACCTAATTTAAAAATTTCAATATCCACAGTAGGAGCTCCCTCTAGATAAACAGAAGCAGGACCTCCACTTAAAATTATCCCAACAGGATGCATATCCTTAATCTCTTGTGCAGAAACAGAATATGTAATGATTCTTGTATAAAAACCTATCTCTCTAATTTTTTTCGCAATCAATTGACTATACTGCGAGCCAAAATCTAATATAATTACTGCATCATTGTCCATGATAAATTCCTTAAAAAATAGTTGCTACTCATAATATTGAAAAAAACAAGCTTAGAAACCCAACTAACCGCTTATGCAAGCCTCTAACAAGATAAGAAAAATTTATAACTATCATCCTTGAACAATTTATAAGCACGAACACACTTTCCTAATCAATCCAATACGCCAAATACACAAATTAATCCGAACAATAGTGATTAATCTACCAAATTAAGTTCCCAATATTCTGTCAACAAATAACTTCATGCTAATTAACTTAAACAACAAGTTTACCACTAATCATACTAAATGGTCTATTAACTACATTAATCTCAAGATTTCCTGTACCATTTTAGCTGCATTCACCTTTGCCAATTTAAGGAATTCACTATATTCAACTTCATTACCCTCATGGTTTACAATATCAGATATAGCTCTAACAACTATAAAAGGAACATTAAAGATATGAGCAACATGTCCCAATGCTCCACCTTCCATCTCTACTGCTACTACATCTTCAAAATTTGAAACAATCTTTGCCATATAAGATGGATCAATAAATTGATCTCCTGTCAATATTAATCCTGCATATCCATTAAAATCTTTAAGTCTTGTTTTAATCACTTTTAATGCCTTTTCAAGCAAATTTCTATCGCTACTAAATCTTTGAGGAAACTCTGGGATCTGTCCTACTTTATACCCAAATTTAACCAAATCAAAATCATGATAAGCTACTTCTGAAGATACTACTACATCTCCTAACTTAAGATTAGGCATCTTAGAACCAATAACACCACCAGCAACACCACAATTAATTATATGACTTATCTTATACTTTGACAAAAGATAACTGGTCCATAAACCTGTATTTACCTTGCCAATCCCCACAACAGCAGAAATAACATTGCGATTAAATATTTTACCTTTAATAATTTTTTTATTAATCCCATAATCCTTCAATACTATTTCTTCCTTAGGAGACATAAGCTTATTCAGCTCCTCAGCTTCTGAAGCTAGAGCAAATATCACCAAAACACTGCTATTTTTACTAAAAACAGCATACCCATTAGAACAAACTAATAAAAAGATTAATAACGTTACAAACGAACATTTATGATGAAACATCAATTCGAACCCCCTCCATTGCTTAAAAATAGTTATTATCAATTGTAATAATTAACACCTTTTCCCTATTTTTCAACAAAAATCTATAAGTAATATATTACTTATTAAAAATAAAGAATTTTATTACTTATTCCTTAAAATAAAAGTTTCATTGATACAATCATCATAACAAAATATTAGTAGGTTTTATAAAAAATTGCGAAATTGAAAATGGCACTATTGAAAGAACGGTTACTCACAACTTTCACAATATTGTAATTCTTAGTATGAGTAATGAATATTTATACAGAATAGCAAATCTTATTATCAAAAATAAAAGAAGTTTATGAGCCTCAAATAACCAAGATAACTTAACGTTAAATCTACCTTATGGATTTTATGAATATATAATTTTTGTAAGGATGTTTTAAGTACTAATTTAGATTTTCAATTAATAGCCCCATCTTTAATATCATTAATGACAATTCCTTATTTGAACTTATTTAAAAATAAATGATAAAAAATTGTTTGACGTTGACTCCTTTTCTTCTTCTTGAAAAGAATTAATACATCAAAAACTGACAATTCTTATTTCTGTACTATTAAGTTATGTCCACTGATAATTAAATTACCCTTTATAACTAAATAATTGCATAGATAAAACTAAACATTTCAATAAAACTAGAAAAAATCCACATATAACATTAAACTTCTCAGATAATTTTTTAATTACTTCAATACCCCTTTAAAAGGAAAGACACAATATTTATACAAATATTATGTTTACCGGCTAAAATCTTTATATAAAGAATAACAAAAAAAGTGAGATATACAACCCCTATATTAATCTTGACAAAATAATTTCATAAATCCAACAAGGATGACAAGTTATAACTCTTAGCCTAAAACATTAGATTATCAACTTCAAAAGAACATCTACCAATATTCCCACTTTTTCCATTTCCCCCATTAAAAATTTAAATCGCTGATTAATAAAATGATTAAATTCTTCTAACATAAATTCTGTTCCTTTAAAATTTCCATTAATAAAATTAATAAGTTCATTTATTCTATCATTCCATGCTTCTCTTAAAGACAAAATCCATTCAAGATTTGATTTAATATAATTTAAATCCTTAATAGACATAGTCATCAATATATTTCTTTTAAGATTCATATTCTCAATTAAAGACTCAAGCTTTAACTGATACGCACAAGATACCACACTAAAAATACAGTTTAAAAG
This genomic window contains:
- the bdr gene encoding Bdr family repetitive protein — encoded protein: MALPQPIITQQMVIAELTKAGINKDIAIDLSYRYYRNELTYKDIEFLKENFDIKLEKVEALLQAEIQRVEASLQSEIKDLDNKIDNKFNELDNKINTVRNELKSDIKNLDNKIDNVENNLNNKIDNKFNELDNKIDNKFNELDNKIDNVENNLNNKIDTVRNELKSYVSNEISIVRRDISNLEKNNKWIFGLTFALWLTILGGFIALILK
- a CDS encoding plasmid maintenance protein translates to MLRRKLRLYKIYWIIAIKNAKYKKSCGVEDYSARDIYNIVIKLLKNDGQKTVCKRTIERDIKLLNEMGLLESKILRFGENKGSMSFYKQNMQLAHLHKDIISKYLLHLLKDSLSDKKIVGNFDDSLEEGNFNYTNLKKFGILSEIDDPNKSVMSHRVAPHAFNNKANISNNKNSKELLLKNTNSSKLKKEECRFKRNDIETRLTCEHKISKNYLKQIKEYSNNDATYINALINLETAIDEYQGEYYIEDILEHFLKQFGNRYKYKIWMMMKRSDGVISDYDLIWEGRFRDWYPNKYKSNCAVKSTYGENLRIGIKKASVVKEKRANEQLNVEELKEKEIEKAKEREEERKREADRLQKYLTGLFEIEAKEREERLRKAREEELNLKKKARESMLATLERSKERCVELGISNNGKDNMICASSNEDSMVKFAIRDDFGGFKTTKGMSMLNLGIMIEDIGQNDNLKEKESK
- the guaB gene encoding IMP dehydrogenase — its product is MVEKIVKEALTFDDVSLIPRKSSVLPSDVDLRTKLTKNISLNIPFLSSAMDTVTESRMAIAMAKEGGMGIIHKNFPIEAQRKEVELVKGYHRTGIVRNPITIDENANIQEAKILIAQHKISALPVTDRAGKILGLVTNRDIKYITDNNVPVMSAMTKKLITAKEDITLTEAKEILFKHKIEKLLIVDEAHNLRGLITCKDIDHVEHQEYFPNACKDAKNRLRVGAAVSTDVDALERVEELVKADVDVIAIDSAHGHSTRVLELARKIKNKYPNLDLIAGNIVTKEAAFDLIDLGVDCVKVGIGPGSICTTRIVAGVGVPQLTAIHDVFEACKHTNTCVIADGGIRFSGDIVKAIAAGADSVMLGNLFAGAYESPSEEIMYNGKKFKVYVGMGSLAAMARGSKSRYFQLENEESSGKLIPEGIEGMVPYAGKLKDIIFQLKGGLMSGMGYLGVGTILELKINAKFVRISPASLRESHTHDVLENK
- the guaA gene encoding glutamine-hydrolyzing GMP synthase, translating into MDNDAVIILDFGSQYSQLIAKKIREIGFYTRIITYSVSAQEIKDMHPVGIILSGGPASVYLEGAPTVDIEIFKLGIPILGICYGMQLVIKLFGGVISKCDKQEFGDTELFIEDNRSNLFLGLSGKLKVMMSHGDNIEKVPSNFKQIASTKTCIAAVFSEEKKIYGLQFHPEATCSEVGNQILKNFVFKICQARVNWNLSASVYDFVEKIKLQVGDKKVILGLSGGTDSLVCALLVNKAIKSNLICVFIDTGLLRKNEVHEILELSRHYNLNIKHVNASSIFLNNLDNIEEPEEKRKVIGQTFVDIFEKVALEEERVEFFAQGTIYSDVIESKSGNNGFSSHIKSHHNVGGLPEKIKLKLLEPLRELFKDEVVQLGIQLGVEENVLYRHPFPGPGLSIRIIGKITQEKINILQEADSILVEELLANNLYYNIRQAFVVLLPVKSVGVMGDNRTYEYTAVIRCVNTLDFMTANWVELPYDFLRKVSSRIINEVRGINRVCYDISSKPPATVEWE
- a CDS encoding 5'-methylthioadenosine/adenosylhomocysteine nucleosidase yields the protein MFHHKCSFVTLLIFLLVCSNGYAVFSKNSSVLVIFALASEAEELNKLMSPKEEIVLKDYGINKKIIKGKIFNRNVISAVVGIGKVNTGLWTSYLLSKYKISHIINCGVAGGVIGSKMPNLKLGDVVVSSEVAYHDFDLVKFGYKVGQIPEFPQRFSSDRNLLEKALKVIKTRLKDFNGYAGLILTGDQFIDPSYMAKIVSNFEDVVAVEMEGGALGHVAHIFNVPFIVVRAISDIVNHEGNEVEYSEFLKLAKVNAAKMVQEILRLM
- a CDS encoding adenine deaminase C-terminal domain-containing protein, producing the protein MLVGFIKNCEIENGTIERTVTHNFHNIVILSMSNEYLYRIANLIIKNKRSL